A single genomic interval of Granulicella tundricola MP5ACTX9 harbors:
- a CDS encoding SPL family radical SAM protein — MAKINDNGSELFPILQPSTLTGLAKLAAEAEHVGDGHLIEFRAMEVRSVLNKSVSKRRLSLAYSINPYRGCEFGCRYCYARYTHEFLAAKNRPADTPDYRDPELFERLIFLKENAAWLLEQELRKIDPAEEIALGTATDPYQPIERTARITRSLLEVFARKSGYRLGIISKSQLILRDIDLLSEISKRNTLVLHTTITTPDAKLARVLEPRAPRPDLRFAAVKALREAGLTVGILCSPLLPGITDNEKALDAMARRAAEAGASFFSAQPLFLKSCSRPTFLSFVQEHFPHLSANYAKRFAGRDFASAEYRGELSHMVKQVCERYGLAPRSTDALLTRDVGNPKKPVQNVGAVVQERLFG, encoded by the coding sequence ATGGCGAAAATAAACGACAATGGAAGTGAGCTCTTCCCGATTCTGCAACCGTCCACCTTGACCGGGTTGGCAAAGCTCGCCGCAGAGGCTGAGCATGTCGGCGATGGCCACCTCATCGAATTCCGCGCCATGGAGGTCCGTAGCGTTCTGAATAAGAGTGTCTCCAAGCGGCGGCTTTCACTGGCCTACAGCATCAACCCCTATCGCGGATGTGAGTTCGGGTGCCGGTACTGTTATGCGCGGTATACGCATGAGTTTCTGGCTGCGAAGAACAGGCCGGCCGATACTCCGGATTATCGCGACCCGGAGTTGTTTGAGCGGCTGATCTTCCTGAAGGAGAATGCGGCGTGGCTGCTCGAACAGGAGTTGCGAAAGATTGATCCGGCCGAGGAGATCGCGCTCGGGACCGCGACTGATCCTTACCAGCCGATCGAACGGACTGCCCGCATTACGCGTAGTCTGCTTGAGGTATTTGCACGCAAGAGCGGCTACCGCCTTGGGATTATTTCCAAGTCCCAGTTGATTCTGCGGGATATCGATCTGCTCAGCGAGATATCTAAACGCAACACTCTCGTCCTGCACACGACCATTACGACGCCCGACGCGAAGCTTGCGCGGGTGCTTGAGCCTCGCGCGCCCAGGCCGGATCTGCGCTTTGCCGCGGTGAAGGCGCTGCGGGAGGCGGGGCTGACCGTAGGGATTCTATGCTCCCCGCTACTCCCAGGAATTACGGACAACGAAAAGGCGCTTGATGCGATGGCTCGACGGGCCGCCGAGGCTGGGGCCAGCTTCTTCTCAGCGCAACCACTTTTCCTAAAGTCGTGCTCCCGTCCTACCTTCCTGAGCTTCGTTCAGGAGCACTTCCCTCACCTATCCGCCAACTATGCAAAGCGTTTTGCGGGACGTGACTTTGCCAGCGCCGAATATCGCGGCGAACTGTCTCATATGGTCAAGCAGGTCTGCGAACGGTATGGACTGGCGCCACGTTCGACCGATGCCCTGCTCACGCGGGACGTTGGGAACCCCAAGAAACCCGTACAGAACGTGGGTGCGGTGGTGCAGGAGAGGTTATTTGGATGA
- the rplJ gene encoding 50S ribosomal protein L10, with protein sequence MAISRATKTEKVKFLTKELETSTSAIVGTFKGLTASKDFELRKAIRAAGGSYHVIKNKLAAKASQGSKIEAALQNLKGVSAVAYTSGDPVVLAKALSTWVKDNSEFTFKVGIVDGQVLNVQEITELASMPGKEELFSKLLFLIQSPAQRLATVINATGRDLAVVINQGVEKEKFAAGADAPVAAAPAAAAEPEVAAAHAEEAPTPEEAIAANPASEVDAVAETAQPENGTASQAGEAANADPVEG encoded by the coding sequence ATGGCAATCAGCAGGGCAACCAAGACGGAGAAGGTCAAGTTCCTCACGAAGGAACTCGAGACCTCTACCTCCGCCATCGTCGGCACATTCAAGGGCCTCACCGCCTCCAAGGACTTCGAGCTGCGCAAGGCAATCCGTGCAGCCGGCGGAAGCTACCACGTGATCAAGAACAAGCTCGCCGCCAAGGCCAGCCAGGGTTCGAAGATCGAAGCTGCGCTCCAGAACCTGAAGGGCGTCTCGGCCGTGGCTTACACCTCGGGCGACCCCGTCGTTCTCGCCAAGGCGCTCTCCACCTGGGTCAAGGACAACTCGGAGTTCACCTTCAAGGTGGGCATCGTTGACGGTCAGGTCCTCAACGTTCAGGAGATCACCGAGCTTGCCAGCATGCCGGGCAAGGAAGAGCTCTTCTCGAAGCTTCTCTTCCTCATCCAGTCGCCTGCGCAGCGTCTCGCCACGGTCATCAACGCGACCGGACGCGATCTCGCCGTCGTCATCAACCAGGGCGTCGAGAAGGAGAAGTTCGCAGCCGGTGCAGATGCACCTGTTGCTGCTGCTCCCGCCGCCGCTGCCGAGCCTGAGGTTGCCGCCGCTCATGCGGAAGAGGCTCCCACGCCGGAAGAGGCGATCGCAGCCAACCCCGCGTCAGAGGTCGATGCAGTCGCAGAGACTGCTCAGCCCGAGAACGGTACAGCCTCGCAGGCTGGCGAAGCGGCCAACGCGGACCCCGTCGAAGGCTAA
- a CDS encoding Uma2 family endonuclease yields the protein MNLSLTDIPLPIRLRTESPLTDEELLRFCADNDPLRVERDSNGELIVMSPTGTEGGFVESDVALELGIWARQDGRGRMLASNTGVRLSDSSIRAADAAWVSWERLNSLTADQRKGYSPFCPEFVIEVRSESDGLEPVRDRMQMWLANGAELAWLIDPARRVVEIYRMAEETELHENPTSVQGTGPVRGFDLVMARIWG from the coding sequence ATGAACCTGTCGCTGACAGATATTCCTCTACCCATTCGCCTTCGGACAGAGTCTCCCCTGACCGACGAGGAGTTGTTGCGCTTCTGTGCGGACAATGACCCCCTGCGGGTAGAGCGCGATTCGAATGGAGAGCTCATCGTGATGTCACCGACCGGAACCGAAGGTGGATTTGTTGAATCCGATGTAGCGCTTGAGCTCGGAATCTGGGCACGCCAGGACGGACGCGGCAGGATGTTGGCCTCTAATACAGGGGTACGCCTCTCAGACTCCTCCATACGTGCTGCTGACGCTGCCTGGGTGAGCTGGGAGCGTCTGAACTCGCTCACCGCAGATCAACGGAAAGGCTATTCCCCGTTCTGTCCCGAGTTTGTGATTGAGGTTCGTTCCGAAAGCGATGGATTAGAGCCTGTGCGGGACCGAATGCAGATGTGGCTTGCAAACGGAGCCGAACTCGCATGGCTGATCGACCCCGCACGAAGAGTCGTTGAGATCTATCGGATGGCTGAAGAGACTGAGCTTCACGAGAATCCCACCTCGGTGCAGGGAACTGGCCCGGTTCGCGGCTTTGACCTGGTCATGGCGAGGATCTGGGGATGA
- the rplK gene encoding 50S ribosomal protein L11, with protein MAPKKITGYVKLQVMAGKATPAPPIGPALGQAQVNIMEFCKQFNDRTKEPSMAGLTIPVVITVYGDRTFTFITKTPPAAVLLKKAAGIEKGSGTPNKEKKGKVTEKQIIEIATQKMPDLNSTTVEAAARSIRGTARSMGIEITA; from the coding sequence ATGGCACCGAAGAAGATCACAGGTTACGTCAAGCTCCAGGTTATGGCCGGCAAGGCCACCCCCGCTCCCCCGATCGGCCCCGCGCTCGGTCAGGCACAGGTCAACATCATGGAGTTCTGCAAGCAGTTCAACGACCGCACCAAAGAGCCCTCCATGGCCGGTCTGACCATCCCCGTCGTCATCACCGTTTACGGCGACCGCACCTTCACCTTCATCACCAAGACCCCTCCCGCCGCTGTCCTGCTCAAGAAGGCCGCCGGCATCGAGAAGGGCTCCGGAACTCCTAACAAGGAGAAGAAGGGCAAGGTCACCGAGAAGCAGATCATTGAGATCGCCACCCAGAAGATGCCGGACCTGAACTCGACCACCGTCGAGGCCGCAGCCCGCAGCATCCGCGGGACCGCACGTTCCATGGGCATCGAAATCACCGCATAA
- the rplA gene encoding 50S ribosomal protein L1 — protein sequence MAQKISKNLAKARAMVEPRPYTLVDAVPLLQKAKYAKFDETVDITLRLGVDPRHADQMVRGTVVLPHGLGKSKTVAVIASGDNIKAAEAAGAEFFGGEELVERIQKEGWTAFDALIATPDMMRSVGRLGKVLGPKGLMPNPKTGTVTTDVASAIREIKAGKVEFRTDKTALVHVPVGKLSFEPQKLIDNAMTVITSVLKAKPSAAKGKYIKGMTISSSMGPGVQLDSSVSDLAGKV from the coding sequence ATGGCACAGAAGATCTCCAAGAATCTTGCAAAGGCGCGCGCGATGGTTGAGCCGCGTCCTTACACACTCGTCGATGCGGTTCCCCTTCTCCAGAAGGCGAAGTACGCGAAGTTCGATGAGACCGTCGATATCACCCTCCGCCTCGGAGTCGATCCCCGCCACGCCGACCAGATGGTCCGCGGCACGGTCGTTCTGCCGCACGGCCTGGGCAAGTCCAAGACCGTTGCCGTCATCGCTTCCGGCGATAACATCAAGGCCGCGGAAGCTGCCGGCGCCGAGTTCTTCGGCGGCGAAGAGCTCGTAGAGCGCATCCAGAAGGAAGGTTGGACGGCGTTCGATGCCCTCATCGCAACCCCTGACATGATGCGTTCGGTCGGCCGTCTCGGTAAGGTGCTCGGACCCAAGGGCCTGATGCCGAATCCCAAGACCGGCACCGTCACCACCGACGTTGCCTCCGCCATCCGCGAGATCAAGGCCGGTAAAGTCGAGTTCCGCACGGACAAGACCGCACTCGTTCACGTTCCGGTTGGCAAGCTCTCGTTCGAGCCGCAGAAGCTGATCGACAACGCCATGACCGTCATCACCAGCGTTCTCAAGGCCAAGCCTTCGGCAGCCAAGGGCAAGTACATCAAGGGCATGACCATCAGCTCCAGCATGGGCCCCGGCGTACAGCTCGACAGCAGCGTCTCCGATCTCGCAGGCAAGGTCTAG
- a CDS encoding Uma2 family endonuclease — MQTDINFALSSLPLPVRLRPGTPMNDLELMRFSRENRPLRMEREENGDILIMTPTGSRTGDMNHKIGMILGLWAEEDGRGVTFDSSTGFRLPNGAVRSPDASWLVNERWDAMTSEEQDGFGVCPDFIIELTLPSDRLPQVKKKIVEQWLPSGVSLVWLIDTESRTVAIFRPGEEPELLHDPSSVQGTGLVSGFELVMARIWG; from the coding sequence GTGCAAACCGACATCAATTTTGCGCTTTCCTCCTTGCCGCTGCCCGTTCGGTTGCGTCCTGGGACGCCAATGAACGACCTTGAGTTGATGCGGTTCAGCCGTGAGAATCGCCCGCTGAGGATGGAACGTGAAGAGAACGGAGACATCCTCATCATGACGCCGACGGGAAGCAGAACGGGCGACATGAATCACAAGATTGGCATGATTCTTGGTCTTTGGGCCGAAGAGGATGGACGTGGGGTAACCTTCGATTCAAGTACCGGATTTCGACTGCCCAATGGAGCCGTCAGATCACCTGACGCATCATGGCTCGTCAATGAACGGTGGGATGCGATGACCAGCGAAGAGCAGGATGGGTTTGGAGTCTGCCCGGACTTCATCATTGAACTTACCTTGCCCAGCGACCGACTCCCTCAGGTCAAAAAGAAGATCGTCGAGCAGTGGCTTCCATCTGGCGTCTCGCTGGTCTGGCTGATCGATACGGAAAGCCGGACCGTTGCAATCTTCCGTCCAGGTGAGGAACCCGAACTTCTGCATGATCCAAGCTCTGTGCAAGGAACAGGGCTGGTAAGTGGCTTCGAACTTGTGATGGCAAGGATCTGGGGCTAA
- the rpoB gene encoding DNA-directed RNA polymerase subunit beta has product MSDQSTEMRAIRSRLDFSKIPTAIQIPNLIEVQRRSYERFLQMDKLPQEREDNGLQSVFTSVFPITDFRNVSELEFVDYSIGNWECKCGYLKGLNHLRTACTTCGHMVITDPFHPGDVLCNFCGTYNKNTPDFCTKCGDPVGLQLKYDQAECEERGMTYSAPLKVTIRLKIYDKDPETGVKSLRDMKEQEVFFGDIPLMSQNGTFIVNGTERVIVSQLHRSPGVFFETANNRTYFLGKIIPYRGSWVEFEYDQKNTLYVRIDRKRKFLGTIFLRALGLRTDEEILKTFYTVDTINVAEGKLTWKVSAEGVTNLLGTRPTAAIKNGAEEIGVAGRKISASVLKALRAAKIETVEVETSEFDGAMTASDVVDLSTGELLYEANQELTADKLHKILQSGVSSFELFFPERDDVGNIITNTLRRDSVRKPEEALIEIYRKLRPGDPPTLDTATALFEGMFFDPRKYDFSRVGRLKFNIKLYEDQSPAGLDKRTLTPEDFYGTIRYLLKLRKNIGVVDDIDHLGNRRVRAVGELMENQFRIGLVRMERAIKEKMSVYQEMSTAMPHDLINAKPVMAAIREFFGSSQLSQFMDQTNPLSEITHKRRLSALGPGGLSRERAGFEVRDVHPTHYGRICPIETPEGPNIGLISSLSCFARINEYGFIESPYRRVKDGRALDFVAVTNAGESGLRQGDYLEIEESKAKNEELRAAGKRTMDLEPFSFYLSAWEEDRHTIAQANIQLDEQLNIVQDIVDARRQGNFVLVNKAEVDYVDVSPKQLVSVAASLVPFLEHDDANRALMGANMQRQSVPLLVAEAPFVGTGMEGVTARDSGAVILAKRNGIIDSVDSERIIVRVEGEHHPTQLSREVGSDIYQLTKFKRSNQNTCINQKPIVRQGDRVLKGQVIADGPCTEQGELGLGRNVLVAFMPWRGYNFEDAILISEKLVREDYYTSIHIEEFEIEARDTKLGPEEITRDIPNVSEHALRDLDESGIIRIGAKIGHNDILVGKVTPKGETQLTPEEKLLRAIFGEKAGDVRDASLTCPPGIEGTVVDVRIFSRKGQEKDERAKQIEQEMIEKLERNLADEIRILTDERLKRLEAILGKKEVLADLHDERTNKKLLNKGELLDRDMIELISTRNLKRIRYADKDPRVNEQIDEIEEMTSRQIDVLRKITNEKISKMQKGDELSPGVIKMVKIYIAMKRRLSVGDKMAGRHGNKGVVARILPEEDMPYLPDGTPVEIVLNPLGVPSRMNVGQILETHLGWAAHTLGAQIAELASKMESANEVRELFKARFEGTAALNQLLDLDDEQTMRVAAGMKRGIWFGTAVFDGARETEIKALLKSAGLPSSGKTQLYDGMLGDPFEQPATVGYIYMLKLSHLVDDKIHARSIGPYSLITQQPLGGKAQFGGQRFGEMEVWALEAYGAAYILQELLTAKSDDVFGRTKIYEAIVKGEAAIEPGVPESFNVLIRELQSLCLDVELIKQADHKKTIALPQIAAAD; this is encoded by the coding sequence ATGTCCGATCAGTCCACCGAAATGCGCGCGATCCGCAGCCGTCTCGATTTTTCCAAGATCCCCACCGCCATCCAGATCCCGAACCTCATCGAGGTTCAGCGCCGTTCGTATGAGCGCTTCCTCCAGATGGATAAGCTCCCCCAGGAGCGCGAAGACAACGGCCTCCAGTCCGTCTTCACCTCCGTCTTCCCCATCACGGACTTCCGCAACGTCTCCGAGCTTGAGTTCGTCGATTACTCCATCGGCAACTGGGAGTGCAAGTGCGGTTATCTCAAGGGTCTCAACCACCTCCGCACCGCCTGCACCACCTGCGGCCACATGGTCATCACGGACCCCTTCCACCCGGGCGACGTGCTCTGTAACTTCTGCGGAACCTATAACAAGAACACCCCGGACTTCTGCACCAAGTGCGGAGACCCCGTAGGCCTCCAGCTCAAGTACGACCAGGCTGAATGCGAAGAGCGCGGCATGACCTACAGCGCACCGCTGAAGGTCACCATCCGCCTCAAGATCTACGACAAGGACCCTGAGACCGGCGTCAAGAGCCTCCGCGACATGAAGGAGCAGGAAGTCTTCTTCGGCGACATCCCCTTGATGTCGCAGAACGGCACCTTCATCGTCAACGGCACCGAGCGCGTCATCGTCTCTCAGCTTCACCGCTCGCCCGGCGTCTTCTTTGAGACGGCGAACAACCGTACCTACTTCCTTGGCAAGATCATCCCGTACCGCGGTTCGTGGGTTGAGTTCGAGTACGACCAGAAGAACACCCTCTACGTCCGCATCGATCGCAAGCGCAAGTTCCTCGGCACCATCTTCCTGCGTGCGCTCGGCCTGCGTACGGATGAGGAGATCCTCAAGACCTTCTATACCGTCGACACCATCAACGTGGCTGAAGGCAAGCTGACCTGGAAGGTCTCCGCAGAGGGCGTCACCAACCTGCTCGGCACACGTCCCACCGCCGCCATCAAGAATGGTGCGGAAGAGATCGGCGTAGCTGGCCGCAAGATCAGCGCATCGGTCCTCAAGGCACTGCGTGCTGCCAAGATCGAGACCGTCGAAGTCGAGACCAGCGAGTTCGATGGCGCGATGACCGCCTCCGACGTCGTCGATCTCTCCACCGGCGAGCTGCTCTACGAAGCCAACCAGGAGCTCACCGCCGACAAGCTGCACAAGATCCTCCAGTCCGGCGTCTCCTCCTTCGAGCTCTTCTTCCCGGAGCGCGACGACGTAGGCAACATCATCACCAACACCCTGCGCCGCGACTCCGTCCGCAAGCCTGAGGAAGCTCTCATTGAGATCTACCGCAAGCTGCGTCCGGGCGACCCACCGACACTCGACACCGCCACCGCGCTCTTCGAGGGCATGTTCTTCGATCCGCGCAAGTACGACTTCTCCCGCGTAGGCCGCCTGAAGTTCAACATCAAGCTCTATGAGGATCAGTCGCCCGCCGGTCTGGACAAGCGCACCCTCACCCCCGAGGACTTCTACGGCACCATCCGTTATCTCCTCAAGCTGCGCAAGAACATCGGCGTAGTGGATGACATCGATCACCTTGGCAACCGCCGCGTCCGCGCCGTCGGCGAACTGATGGAGAATCAGTTCCGCATCGGTCTCGTCCGCATGGAGCGCGCCATCAAGGAGAAGATGTCGGTCTATCAGGAGATGTCGACGGCTATGCCGCACGACCTCATCAACGCCAAGCCTGTCATGGCCGCCATCCGCGAGTTCTTCGGTTCGTCCCAGCTCTCGCAGTTCATGGACCAGACCAACCCGCTGTCGGAGATCACGCACAAGCGTCGCCTCTCCGCCCTCGGACCTGGTGGTCTGTCCCGTGAGCGCGCCGGCTTTGAAGTTCGCGACGTACACCCCACCCACTACGGCCGCATCTGCCCGATTGAGACCCCTGAAGGACCGAACATCGGTCTCATCAGCTCGCTCTCGTGCTTCGCGCGCATCAATGAGTACGGCTTCATCGAGAGCCCCTACCGTCGCGTCAAAGACGGCCGTGCGCTTGACTTCGTAGCCGTCACCAACGCCGGTGAGTCCGGCCTCCGCCAGGGCGACTACCTCGAAATCGAGGAGTCCAAGGCGAAGAACGAAGAGCTCCGCGCAGCCGGCAAGCGCACCATGGATCTCGAGCCCTTCTCCTTTTATCTATCCGCATGGGAAGAGGATCGTCACACCATCGCGCAGGCCAACATCCAGCTCGATGAGCAACTGAACATCGTTCAGGACATCGTCGATGCTCGCCGTCAGGGTAACTTCGTCCTCGTCAACAAGGCTGAAGTGGACTACGTTGACGTCAGCCCCAAGCAGCTCGTGTCGGTCGCCGCTTCGCTCGTTCCGTTCCTGGAGCATGACGACGCCAACCGCGCGCTCATGGGTGCCAACATGCAGCGGCAGTCCGTGCCCTTGCTCGTGGCTGAGGCTCCGTTCGTCGGAACCGGAATGGAGGGCGTCACCGCCCGCGACTCCGGCGCCGTCATCCTGGCCAAGCGCAACGGCATCATTGACTCCGTCGACTCAGAGCGCATCATCGTCCGTGTAGAAGGCGAGCATCACCCCACGCAGCTCTCGCGTGAGGTCGGCTCGGACATCTATCAGCTCACCAAGTTCAAGCGTTCCAACCAGAACACCTGCATCAACCAGAAGCCGATCGTCCGTCAGGGCGACCGTGTTCTCAAGGGCCAGGTGATCGCGGACGGACCTTGCACGGAGCAGGGCGAGCTCGGCCTCGGCCGTAACGTTCTGGTAGCGTTCATGCCGTGGCGCGGTTACAACTTTGAGGACGCCATCCTCATCTCGGAGAAGCTGGTCCGCGAGGACTACTACACCTCGATTCACATCGAGGAATTCGAGATCGAAGCCCGCGACACCAAGCTTGGACCGGAAGAGATCACGCGCGATATCCCCAACGTCTCCGAGCACGCACTGCGTGATCTGGACGAGTCGGGAATCATCCGCATCGGCGCCAAGATCGGTCACAACGACATCCTCGTCGGCAAAGTGACACCTAAGGGTGAAACGCAACTGACACCTGAGGAAAAGCTCCTTCGCGCCATCTTCGGTGAGAAGGCCGGCGATGTTCGTGACGCGAGCCTTACCTGCCCCCCAGGTATTGAGGGGACAGTGGTAGACGTCCGCATCTTCTCCCGCAAGGGACAGGAGAAGGACGAGCGCGCCAAGCAGATCGAGCAGGAGATGATCGAGAAGCTGGAGCGCAACCTTGCAGACGAAATCCGCATTCTCACGGATGAGCGTCTCAAGCGCCTCGAAGCCATCCTCGGCAAGAAGGAAGTCCTGGCCGACCTGCACGACGAGCGCACCAACAAGAAGCTCTTGAACAAGGGCGAGCTGTTGGATCGCGACATGATCGAGCTCATCAGCACCCGTAACCTCAAGCGCATCCGCTACGCCGACAAGGACCCCCGCGTCAACGAGCAGATCGATGAGATCGAGGAGATGACCTCACGTCAGATCGACGTGTTGCGCAAGATCACCAACGAAAAGATCAGCAAGATGCAGAAGGGTGACGAGCTTTCGCCTGGCGTCATCAAGATGGTCAAGATCTATATCGCCATGAAGCGCCGCCTTTCGGTCGGTGACAAGATGGCCGGCCGTCACGGAAACAAGGGTGTCGTCGCCCGCATTCTGCCGGAAGAGGATATGCCGTACCTCCCCGATGGAACGCCGGTCGAGATCGTCCTCAACCCCCTCGGCGTACCGTCCCGTATGAACGTCGGACAGATCCTCGAAACGCACCTCGGCTGGGCCGCTCACACATTGGGCGCACAGATCGCGGAGCTTGCTTCGAAGATGGAGTCGGCCAACGAAGTTCGCGAGCTCTTCAAGGCGCGCTTTGAAGGCACCGCCGCTCTCAACCAGCTTCTTGACCTTGACGATGAGCAGACCATGCGCGTCGCCGCCGGCATGAAGCGCGGTATCTGGTTCGGCACGGCTGTCTTTGACGGCGCACGCGAGACGGAGATCAAGGCCCTCTTGAAGTCCGCCGGCCTGCCCAGCTCGGGCAAGACGCAGCTCTACGATGGCATGCTCGGCGATCCGTTCGAGCAGCCCGCCACCGTCGGCTACATCTACATGCTCAAGCTGTCGCACCTTGTCGACGACAAGATCCACGCTCGCTCCATCGGACCATACTCCCTCATCACCCAGCAGCCGCTTGGTGGTAAGGCTCAGTTCGGCGGACAGCGCTTCGGTGAGATGGAGGTCTGGGCCCTTGAAGCATACGGCGCAGCTTACATCCTGCAGGAGCTCCTCACCGCCAAGTCCGACGACGTCTTCGGCCGTACCAAGATCTACGAGGCCATCGTCAAGGGTGAAGCCGCGATCGAACCCGGCGTGCCGGAGTCGTTCAACGTTCTCATCCGTGAGCTCCAGTCCCTCTGCCTCGACGTCGAACTCATCAAGCAGGCCGATCACAAGAAGACGATCGCTCTGCCGCAGATCGCAGCCGCTGACTAA
- the rplL gene encoding 50S ribosomal protein L7/L12, translating into MADIQQLEDSIVSLSLLEASALVKKLEERLGVSAAAAAAAPAAGGGAAAAVVEEKTEFNVILKDAGANKISTIKTVREVTGLGLKEAKDLVDGAPKPLKEGVSKDDAAAIAKKFEGIATVEIK; encoded by the coding sequence ATGGCGGACATCCAGCAGTTGGAAGATTCGATCGTTAGCCTGAGCCTGCTTGAAGCATCGGCTCTGGTCAAGAAGCTTGAAGAGCGCCTCGGCGTCTCGGCAGCAGCAGCAGCAGCAGCCCCGGCAGCAGGCGGCGGCGCGGCAGCGGCAGTGGTGGAAGAGAAGACCGAGTTCAACGTCATCCTCAAGGATGCCGGCGCGAACAAGATCTCGACCATCAAGACCGTTCGCGAAGTCACCGGCCTCGGCTTGAAGGAAGCCAAGGATCTGGTTGACGGAGCTCCCAAGCCCCTGAAGGAAGGTGTCTCCAAGGACGACGCGGCGGCAATCGCCAAGAAGTTCGAAGGCATCGCAACCGTCGAAATCAAGTAG